The Apium graveolens cultivar Ventura chromosome 6, ASM990537v1, whole genome shotgun sequence genome contains a region encoding:
- the LOC141664211 gene encoding uncharacterized protein LOC141664211 — MQIINPAQPAPTMQDHNGISGHLDDRGRTAPLSTELKDEDSYLKTPEHDFYVDDYSCSNDKEAKDSVAASGVHVELSNEDSTVYTDKNILQTDQTELIVYTDGSVHGVKDICVDEGVHTERKFPAESVVAGRSTSSSNNCKHIDLAKEANNDNVYEDGLKSSLHVESRADAAADCAIKTEVNLIKDSAYYSDAAVLVSSLDSSKHEAFANVHSPESQIQTGEEKCNAIEKTTDSFCDSTLLVKDVRRRTSLKCLLESSKFGENDSSQGSNKMSGVQGRVITEPDKSSHMKNSSHSGELESRIITSNVDSSKLAPSTKKDIREFAIRQQLKPENKLIHDDGISDRSLVINNQIKRGEGESSFSVAGPLSDVVSYSGLIPYSGSISFRSDSSTTSTRSFAFPILPNEWNSSPVRMARADRRHLRKHRRCNLGLFCCRF, encoded by the exons ATGCAAATCATAAATCCTG CTCAACCTGCGCCAACTATGCAGGATCATAATGGAATATCTGGTCATTTGGATGACCGCGGGAGGACTGCTCCACTGTCAACTGAGTTGAAGGATGAAGATAGCTACCTAAAGACCCCAGAACATGACTTTTATGTGGATGATTACAGTTGTAGTAATGATAAAGAAGCCAAAGATTCAGTTGCTGCAAGTGGGGTACACGTAGAATTGTCTAATGAAGACTCTACTGTATATACTGATAAAAATATATTGCAAACAGATCAGACAGAGTTGATCGTCTACACAGATGGCTCTGTCCACGGTGTCAAGGATATATGTGTGGACGAGGGGGTGCATACTGAGAGAAAATTCCCGGCTGAGAGTGTCGTGGCTGGACGCAGCACCTCGTCATCTAATAATTGTAAGCATATAGATTTGGCCAAAGAAGCTAATAACGATAATGTGTATGAAGATGGCCTTAAATCTTCATTGCATGTAGAGAGTAGAGCAGACGCTGCTGCTGATTGTGCAATTAAAACTGAGGTAAATCTTATCAAGGATAGTGCTTATTATAGTGATGCTGCTGTGCTAGTATCTTCGCTAGACTCCAGCAAACACGAGGCTTTTGCAAACGTCCATAGTCCTGAGAGTCAAATTCAGACAGGTGAAGAAAAGTGCAATGCAATAGAGAAGACAACTGATTCTTTTTGCGATAGTACGCTTTTAGTTAAAGACGTTCGCAGAAGAACCTCACTCAAATGTCTGCTTGAGTCTTCCAAGTTTGGTGAAAATGACAGCAGTCAAGGGTCTAACAAG ATGTCAGGTGTTCAGGGTCGTGTAATAACTGAACCAGACAAAAGCAGCCACATGAAAAATTCAAGTCACAGTGGTGAACTAGAGAGCCGGATTATCACTTCTAATGTTGATTCCTCCAAACTTGCTCCAAGCACCAAAAAGGATATCCGCGAATTTGCCATTAGACAACAGCTTAAGCCGGAGAATAAGCTCATTCATGATGATGGAATTTCTGATAGATCTCTTGTCATCAATAACCAAATTAAACGTGGGGAAGGAGAGTCTAGTTTCTCTGTTGCAGGTCCTCTATCAGATGTAGTTTCTTACTCAGGGCTCATACCGTACTCTGGAAGCATTTCTTTTCGCTCTGATAGCAGCACAACCAGCACAAGATCCTTCGCCTTCCCTAT ATTGCCAAATGAATGGAATAGCAGTCCGGTAAGAATGGCAAGAGCTGATCGAAGACATCTCAGGAAGCATAGAAGGTGCAACTTGGGACTCTTTTGTTGTAGATTCTAG